CCGGTCGGTCAGGGTGATGGGCCGCTGGATGTCCACGGCCAGGGAGCGGCGGGAGTTGGTCTGCAGACCGGACAGGTAGGTGAACAGGTCCCGTTTCGCCTCGGGAGTCCGGGCGGCCTTCAGACTGTCGATCAGGCCCTGACGGCTGAAGAACGAGAGTTCCTCGACCGCCACGCTGGAGTTCGGGAAGTAGTAGCGGGCGAGCAGCTTGGCCTGCCCTATCTGCCCGACGGCACTGCTCTGCAGGCGCGGCTGCCTGGCCTGCAACTGCTGGGCCTTGAGCTGCTGCTGATCGGTGGGCAGGCGCGAGCTCTCATCGGCCGATCCGATCGGACGGATCAGGTACGTGACGAACTGCTTGTAGGTGTTCTGGAGTTCCGTGTCGGTCCCGTCAATCAGGTTCACCCGCATCATGTACAGGGTGATGACCCCCACTCCGGTCAGCAGGAACGCCAGCAGCGCCGTGTAGAACAGCGTCAGGCGCCAGCGCAGCGTCACGCGGGGCTCCGGAGGGGCAGGCAGATCATACGCGGCAGTCTAGTAGGCCCGCCCATGAGAGGAGCGGCCCGGGCGGTCACTCCTCGCGCAGCACGTAGCCGACGCCGCGCACGGTGTGGATCAGGCGGCGTTCCCCACCCTCCTCCAGTTTGCGGCGCAGGTAGCCGATGTACACGTCCACGACGTTGCTGCCGCCGGTGTACTCGGGCCAGACCTTCTCCTCGATCTCGAAGCGGGAGAAGACCTTGCCAGGGTTGCGGGCCAGCAGTTCGAGCAGTTCGAATTCCTTGGCGGAGAGTTCCACGCGGCGCCCCCCACGGAAGATCTCGCGGCCGTCGAGGTTCATGACCAGATCGGCGACGCGGACCTCGCCGGTCACGGCCGGGTTCACGCGGCGCAGGTGGGCCCGGACGCGGGCGAGCAGCTCCTCGATGGAGAACGGTTTGATGAGGTAGTCGTCCGCCCCGCTGTCCAGGCCCTCGACCTTGTCCTGGATGCCGTCCTTGGCAGTCAGGATGATGATCGGGGTGTTGCTGGTCTTGCGGATGCGGCGGGCGACTTCCAGGCCGTCGAGGACCGGGAGCATCAGATCGAGGATGACGAGGTCGGGGTTGACTTCACGGAATTTGGAGAGGCCGGTCACTCCGTCGAAGGCGACCTCGGTGGCGTAGCCTTCAGCGGCGAGTTCCAGTTCGATGAACCGAGCGATGTCTTTCTCATCCTCGATGACTAAGACCAGGGGCTTGCGTTCCATGCCCGCAGTCTATGGACCGTTCTCATGAGAAGGCGACCTGGGCGCTTAATCAACTTTCATGCGCGCGCCCGGCGCGGCGCTGACCAGCAGGCGGTGGGCACGGCACCCTTCACCAAATCCACGCAGATCCAGCGGTGGGCACAGGTCCGCTGCCAGATGGGGCGCCAGGACCCGCATCTCATCGCAGACGAGGGTCTCTCCACCCTGAGCGGCGTCACACAGGCGGCGAGCATAATTGACGGGAAGCCCGTAGGCACTCATCTGGCCGCCGACCAGGCCCATCAGGACCTCCCCGCCCGCCACGCCAGCCCGCAGGCGCAGGGTCTCCCCGAGCTGAGCGGCCAGGGTGAGGCGCGCGGCTCGCCCGTGTGCTTCCTGCGCAGCGGCACAGGCCTGCGCGGCCTGCGCGGCGGGCCACCACGCCAGGACGGCGTCACCCTGATGCTGCAGCACCTGCCCGCCCCGCGCTTCTAGGGTCAGGATCATGACCTGAACGAACTCGGCCATCAGCGCGGTGTAGTTGCCCAGTGGAAGCTGCCGCGCCAGACGGGTGCTGCCGACCAGGTCCACCAGGACCATGCAGGCCGGGGTGGCTTGTTCCTGGGGACCGGGGAGGGGCAGCAGCGAGTCGTTCATGGGATCTGACCCATGATGAATGACCGTGAAGAGAAAAGGAAGCTTTTTTCATTTTAACGTTAAAGTGACTGCCTGTTACAAAAATCAAAAAGCGTCACTGCTTCAGGAACATCCTGTCATCCAGGGAGAATCGGATGGAACCACCGGGGTCGCTCGCGGACCTCGCCGACATTCCTCGAGACCCACCGCAGAAGTCCCCCATTTCTGAACCCTATAGGCGGAAGGAGCCGCAGCGTCAGGCCACCACGAAGCCATGCAGGGGCGGAGCCGTCCGGAAGGACACCCAGTCTCCAGGCTTCACCACCGGCAGCGGACTGAAGGCACCCAGTACCAGCGGCAGACGCGCCCGCACCACCACCACCTGCCGGGACACCGCCAGCACCTCACCCCGGCCCTCGACGCCCGACACGCCGACCACCTGGACCTGTTCTCCGCCACTGAAGTCTGCGGGCAGCCGCTGCAACGCACCCTCCTCCAGCACCCCGTGGACCACCAGTCGCGCCGGTCCCGGCTGGGCCGCGTACGGACCGCTGCGGTCGAACAGGTACAGCACCCGCCCGGCCACGCCGAACTCCAGCAGCGGACTGCCCTCACGCACCGGGTACAGCGTCCCCTGAGCGGCGAACTCCGCGAACCTCGCCGCGAACTCCCGCTCCGAGGTCTCCAGGGACATGCCCGCCCGCACCGCTTCCGTCATGCGCGCCAGTCTAGAACATCCGCCATAAAGATGGGTTCTTCATGGCCGAGCGAAGCGAGTGAATTTTACTGATCAGGACGGACTGGA
This genomic window from Deinococcus sedimenti contains:
- a CDS encoding response regulator transcription factor; this translates as MERKPLVLVIEDEKDIARFIELELAAEGYATEVAFDGVTGLSKFREVNPDLVILDLMLPVLDGLEVARRIRKTSNTPIIILTAKDGIQDKVEGLDSGADDYLIKPFSIEELLARVRAHLRRVNPAVTGEVRVADLVMNLDGREIFRGGRRVELSAKEFELLELLARNPGKVFSRFEIEEKVWPEYTGGSNVVDVYIGYLRRKLEEGGERRLIHTVRGVGYVLREE
- a CDS encoding adenylate/guanylate cyclase domain-containing protein; the encoded protein is MNDSLLPLPGPQEQATPACMVLVDLVGSTRLARQLPLGNYTALMAEFVQVMILTLEARGGQVLQHQGDAVLAWWPAAQAAQACAAAQEAHGRAARLTLAAQLGETLRLRAGVAGGEVLMGLVGGQMSAYGLPVNYARRLCDAAQGGETLVCDEMRVLAPHLAADLCPPLDLRGFGEGCRAHRLLVSAAPGARMKVD